Part of the Triticum urartu cultivar G1812 chromosome 2, Tu2.1, whole genome shotgun sequence genome, taagtagtttgaccatagtttgaccacagtttgaccagatttgaccaaaattcaaaaaaaaccgtcataattatttagtaacactaatagtcttgaataattatttagtaacacttatacttcttgaataagtagtttggcCAAAGTTTGACCTGATTTAaccaaaatttaaaaaaactgaaatttgagcataacttttttccttttagaatttcataattctaaaaatttgcaaaccgGCCGTAGGCCGTcaaaatcggatgcggatttttgtgctgaacattttgatatattatacattttttccgacatcgtatgcaaaagttataacCGTTTTACTTTTTTATGACgcttttttgcaaaacatgtccagatttaagttttttaattttcctaactagtagatgtagtaatataactacatctcaaagatttttttttctgaagtttttatcattttcttttgctttttacgaaactgaaaaggcgatccaccgggggtgggggtagagtttgaaaatgggacctttagtcccggtttgaggtacgaaccgggacaaaagggCATTGCACCCTATAGTCCcagttcgtgtctcaaaccgggactaaaggtctagtctttagtcccggtttgagacacgaaccgggagTAAAGGGATAGCACCCTTTAGTCttggttcgtgtctcaaaccgggactaaagggctcatttgaaccgggactaatgcctttagtcgcacgaaccgggaccaatgctcacattagtcccggttcgtgactgaaccgggactaatgggcttatCAGGCCTGAAcgaaagccctgttttctactagtgatggcGTACCACCGGCAAGTTGGTGCTACAGAAAAAGACGACTTGAAGAGTATATTTGGGTAGGTCAACTAAAAATGATATCCCTCCCCCCTCGTGTGGTCCTCGTGAGAGGCAGCTCTCGTCGTAGGTGCAGGCACTAGGCCTCCTCTTTTTCCTCGGCGAAAACTTTCAATCAATTCATCAAGTGTTAAGGTCGTACAAAGAAAACTTTCAATCAATTCATCGCCTAAAAGCAATGTAGCGAGCTGTAGACGTGCCCCCATCATCACCCCTCCCTCATTGGATCCGGGCAAACCGTATTGTAATAGCTAGTCCAAAATTtatcgtgctaaggccccataggaccagcACACCAGAATAGGAACCGCAACCGATGAAGAGAAGCATAGATCGGAGGGATCCAACCTGTACACAGACAAAAATAGACGAACGAAGACCGGATCCATGCGGGTCTACACAAGACAAACGCCGAACGAATCATGCAAGATCCGTCAAAGACAAACCTCCATACGCCCACCGATGACTCTAGATGCATTACCGGAAAAGGGCTAGGGAgggagaaccttattccatcttGAGAGCTGCCGCCGTCTTGCCTCTCTTAGCAGGGCACAAACCCTAACAACTCAAAAAGAAACATTTTAAAACGAAGCCATCCCGGCGGCAAGGGCCAGGATCCACTAGTCCTCCTTTCTCCACCTCTTCCCTTACAGCAGCCGATTGAAACCAACACATCACTTCAAGCCCTTAGCACTCTACTCCACCAAAATTCATGAAAGTAAACTGCATTTACAAAAGTGTAGATACTGTGTTTTTTAATATATTTTTACTTTTCAAATACAAGCCGACTTTTAACTACATGTTGGCCATTTTTTGTATATAGGTTGAATATAGTTTCTAGATAGACGTTATATAGTTTTCAAATGCAGGTTGAGCAGTTTCCCATATGCATGTTGAGCATTTTCCAAGTGCACATTGAACATTTTTAGAacacacattgaacatttttcCATATCGAACTTATTAAAATACATGGAGATATTTTTTAAACACACATTGAACATTTTCCATAAATGCCATGAACAATTTTAAAAGTGCAATTTTTTGAAGTGGAATAAAAAACTTCTTGAAAGGTATGatacattttttaaaattatGCCAATACACTGTTACATTGTACGATATTTTTTAACTACCAAAAACTTAGGTTTAAACACAAGTATTCCTTTGAATATAATGAGTTTCTTGAATGATATGCCATTTTTTGAATATATTAGATGAACACTTACATAATGCAcgatcaaattttgaaaaattaaagtaaagtaatttatcAAATATagataatatatatatatataaattaaTAGGCAAACATAACAAAACAATCTACTCTTATATTTATTTTTGAAATACACGTGGACCTTATTTTAATACATCTTTAATTTTTTTCAAATGTGGGTTGAATATTATGACCAGATAAGTATTAAGCATTTTCCAAATACATGTTGAATATTTTCTGAAATACATGTTGAGGGCTTCCCCAGTGCACACTGAGCATTTTCACCAACCATCATTGAACTTTTCATAAATGCCATGATTTGTTTTGTTTTTCATTTTActttttaattatttttccaATACATATCGTATTTATATCAATATATGTCTAGTATCTTTTCTATACATATCGAACATTGTTTCGGATACACGTTAAAAAATTGAACACTTTTATAAATGCACATTAAATTTTTTATAAAATTACAagttgaacattttatacatAAATACACGTTAAAAAATTGAACACTTTTATACATAAATACACGTTAAAAAATTGAACACTTTTATAAAAGTACAAGTTGAACATTTTATAAATGCACATtaatttttttaaatacatgGTGACATTTTTAAACACATATTGAACACTTTTCCGTAAATGCCATGATACGTTTTTTTGTCAAATATATATTAACTTTATTTAAATACAAGTTAAATATCTTTCTTATGTAGATTGTACATTTTTCACATACACGTTAAATATTTTCCAAGTACAAGTTGGACATCTAATAAATGCACATTAATTATTTTTAAATAAATGGTGACTTTTTGAAAACACGCACTGAATATTTTTGAATGGTACGAAGCTTTTTTTTCAAATATTATGCTAACACAATCTTAGATCGTTTGATATTTTGAATCTCACAATCATATTTTTCTAAAATACATGATTATTTTAATAAAATGAATTTTCTGAATGATATGAACATTTTTTGATCAAACTACACTTGCAAAATTTTACGTTACATGAATACTTTTCAATGCACTATAAAGTTTAAAAAAATTGAGGAAACATTAATTTTTAAATAAATATATTTCAAAATTTAAATAAAAATAGGAAACAAAAAGTAAGCAAGAAAGAGTGAACAACCAAAGGAAACAAAGCAATTGGCTCCTTCTACATCGGCCCACTATTGGGTCCCTCAAGGCGAGGTGAGCTACCATCTCGCAGCGAGCGCAACCTGAGAGCAACTAATCAAGGGGTACCCCTTTGTGGGAGTCCCGCAATGGTCAATTGGCTGGGCTGCGAGGGCATCAAGTGATGCATCCAACCGCCGGCATGTGTCGTGTGCTGGTCCTCCATTTGAGTTTTTTGTGGGAATTATTTTTGTGCTTGCACGAGAAGCACATGTGTGTTTATCGTGGATGCACATATTTGGTTGAGCGAGAAGTACAGCTGTAAATAATGTTTTTTTGCTTCCATGAGAAACACAACTGTGTTTCACCgaaagcaaaaaagaaaacacaTTTTCTTTCGATTTGATTCTCGTGGAGGCACTGATTTTCTTCCGCGAGAAGCACACCTATGCCTCTTGGAAAGGAAAAAATATAATATTTTTCTTTCACAAGAAGCACATATTTGATTCTAGTGGAGGCGCAGATCTGCTTCCGCGAGAAGCACAACTGTGTCTCTCGACAAAGGAACAATATGAGTTTATTTGTTTCCATAAGAAGCACAAATTTGCATTCACCAGAAGAACACCTGTGCCTCCCAAAAAGGGGAAAATGCTTTTTTTTTTTGCTTGCATGAGAAGAATATATTTCTTTCCACGATAAGTTGTGCCTCTCAGAAAGGAAAAATAACACATTTTTTCTTCCTTGAGAAGCCTATATTTTCTTCTCATGGAGGTACAGATTTGTTTCTGCGATGTGCTTCTCGAAAAAGGGGGAACAGTATTAAAAAATTCTCCCGACTCCTTTTTTTTGGTTTATTTTGTGAAAAAATGTTCATCGAAATCTATTAACATTGGATCTAGTTTCGAAGACCTCGTGCGAGAAATCTGACAATGAAATTGGTTCAAGATTTGGACGGATGGTTAAAGCgataaaacattttaaatgtACAAATCTAAGAAAATAGGAAAAACTGCCAGGTTGTGAAAAGTGACGCATATGCAGTGCAACAATTGTCAACGCCTGAGAAGGTGAGAGTAACCTTTGCAAGGGATACCCCTTAGTTAGTGATCTCGGCGAGACATAGATGCGCCCCAACGTGTCGCATGCTGCCAGTCCGTAGGATCTGTCGCATCAAGGGCAGCATGTAGTGGGCCGACCCTATAGTTTGTTTCTTCTTTTTTCAGTGTGAGGATTGTgtgtttttttccttttattttttttctcataCCTATATTTATATTTAGAAAATGTTCTGCAATATACAGATCTATGGAAAAGTTATTTTGTTTAGATTTTAAGAAATCTGCACCGTGTATTATAAAAATGATTAGGGCATGTAAACATTTTGTTCTCGTGGGTTTAGAAAACATTCATGGCATTAAAAAAAATTCCGCGCATTTTAAAATATGTTCATGCTATTTTTTTAAATGTTCATACAGCGATAAAAACAAATTCATGATAGCAAAAATGTTCATAACAATAAAGTTTTCGCGCATTCACAAAAAATTTCATAGTTTGTTCAATTGAGAAACGAtcatcatgtatttaaaaaatgatTGACGTTCAATTGAAAAATGTTCAACATTTATTTAGTAAATGTTCGATGTGTAGCCATTTCGCGAACATTGTTCAATGTGTAGTCAGAAAAAAGTCAAAATATAAATGACAATAGAAAAGGGATAAAAGGAAGCAAaaatatctatacctactaataaagtaCGGAGCGTTTCTACTCGTCCTTCATCATAGGTTTTACAAAAAagtccctgatttttttcttcAAGTAACCCATGGACCAACATAATAGCCAGTTCGGTTGAGATTCGACCCAACTGCGGCAGCCACTATCTAGTGCTCCTGGGCACTTGTTAGTATTCCGTGTTCGATGTAGGCCCAGTTCAATTTGTTTTCAGCCCATTAAGTCCTTGGCTTTAATTATTTACACATAATATGTTAAACATGATTATGTGATAACTTTGCAACTATAACTCGGATAAGATATGTTAAGAAATGTTAACACTGGATAATGTATACACTCATACGAGTAATAGATAATAGATAAATGTGTGGGTACATGGCCATGAAATTCAACCGAACATGCATACCAATTATTGTAGACCCATCTCTATTGTTGGATGGACCCTAGACCCAGGTCCGCCTAAAATTCACTGACTTAAATCACCTGACTTTGTGGAGAACAACAAGCTAGCTCACTTGTCAACCAGCCAAGGGTAATAGTACGATGAATTAAGACAGAGAATCTTGGTCCACCAATAAACTTGTTCGATGAGCTTGCTTCTTGGATGCCATTTGTAGGACACTAGTGGAGCTGCGGATGGCAAGTTGCTGCCTGCACACACAAGTTGGACCTGCAATGCACAATAAGGCCAAACACCTCGTTCATGTCCAGAGCCTCCGGGCTTGCCCCACCCGGAATCGACCAGTCAAAGCGGTACAAGAGATTTGCTAGCACCATCTCAATCGTCGTTGTGGCCAACAGGGCTCCGGGGCACTGCCTACGACCAAATCCGAATGGGACGAACTCCATCTGTGTCCCCGAGCTGTAGTCCACATGCATAGCGTCGTTCCTCTCGAACCTCTCGGGCCTGAACTCCGCCGCGTCCTCCCCCCAGTGGCTCGGGTCCCTTCCCACTGCAAACACGTTTATCATGACATGGATGCCTTTGGGAATGTGGTAACCCATGACCTGGCACTTATCTTGGGTTGCCCTGCGTATCAGCGGCACAGGTGGGTGTAGCCTTAGTGTTTCCTTGATCACCATTCGTAGGTATTGAAGATTGCCAAGGTCCGTGCTCGTTATTGTGGATTGTCCCTGTGCGAGACTCTGTCTGACTTCGAGTTTCGCCCTTGCCATCACCTTTGGGTTGCGGATGAGTTCCGCCATGGCCCATTCTAGCGTGGCAGCAGTAGTATCGGTTGCAGCTGCAAATATGTCCTGGAACAATGGATGTGACAAATGGACAAGTACATTATATATTGTGTGTGTTAGCAAGGACATGCACGTTTGGTCAACGGGTGTATATACACTCTATATGGAAGAAAAAACAATAATTAATGAAAAGTCAATAAATTCtaaatatatttttgaaattaACTTGATCTTCCATTGTACTTGTAAAAAAGTCCTCACAAAAAGAAAAAAACCCATTTACTTTATTAACAATAAACAAAAATACTTGGCCAAAATAGTGTGAATAGTGACTTGTAATAGCAATAAATTTGTTTTCTTGACCTGAAGTCAACGGTGGTTTTTTATTCATGAAAATTTATATACTAGTGCAAAAGAAAGTAAAGTTTATTCTAAAAAACATATAATTTTTTGACCTTTTTAAATTATTACTTATACCAGGGGTATAATGTATATACACGCAGAAACCAAAGGGCAGTTCCCGTCTGAGCTACAGCAAGGGAGCTAGAAAGAAGAATCACTTACAAAGATGACCGTGCCTATGATCTCAGACGTCAGAGGGAAACTGAGGGTGTCTTCCTTCTGCAGCCTCAGGAGCACGTCTAGCAGGTCCTCGTTGTCTTTAGTGCCGGCGCTGGCGGAGGCATTCTCTTTCATATTCTTGCGCTCAACGATGATGTCCCCCAGGATTTTCTGTACCCGGCCGTGGCTCCTCCTCAGGTCGCGCATTGCGCCGCTGAACCACCGTACCAACCGCGATGATGGGAAAAGGTCCACTAGGCAGAACCCTCCCACAAGCACCAACATCTTGTCGAGCTCATCGAGGTACGTTCCTTGCTGCTGGCACTTGCCACCGAACACCGCCTTGGCGATGATATTGTTGGCAAGCTTGGCCATACCCTGGCCGAGGTTGACGACGGCGGCCGGCGAGGCAGCCACAATGGAATTGACGAGGTCAGCGATCTCGTCTTGCTTGATGGAGTCCATTCGCCGAACCTGCCTCGCGCTGAGCACCTCGACCATGCAGACCTTGCGCATCTGCCGCCAGTGCTCGCCATAGGGTGTAAGGACGAGTCCTTTGCCGCCGCAGCTTACGAGCTCACGTGTGGGGCCGCTCGGACGGCTGGCAAAGACGAGGTCCTTCGTCTTCAGCACCTCCATGGCCGCCTCGGGCGTGGAGACGATGACGGTGGGCACCTCTCCGAGCCTGAGCAGCATCAGCTGGCCGTACCGGCGCGATAGGCGGAGCAGCGCGTGGTGCGGCAGCGTGCCGACGAGGtgatggaggctcccaacgacggGAAGGTTCCATGGACCTGGAGGAAGCTTGGCTCTAGTGTCCTTAGCGCCAACAGCATGGGAGAGAACCAAGTAGGATAGAATCGCTCCCACTGCGATCAAGCCAAGTCCGTAGGAGAGTTGATGATCCATGCATGTGCGAGTTAGTGTGGTATCGTGAAGTCTTTAGTTTGTTTATATACACCTACTGGAACTAAATTGCTAGTATTAGGTTTAAGAAATATTGTCCTGAATTCATAGTCGAGTATGGTCCTATGTATATATAGtgatacacacacacacacgtaagGGTGGACGCTGTTCAGTCTGGTTTAGTCTTGACTGAGGCGTCCATCGACCGGCCCACCGGACGGGACCTGTCGCTGAGTCGTTAGAGCATCTTTGGATCATGTAGCTCCCCGCAAATTTCATTTACACGCTGTGTGTAAATTTTCTTTACGGTATCCCGAGGTCTGCAGTGGAATAGGTAAACTAGTGCTTCACAATTGCTTGTCTGCATCTTAAATCATTCTGGTTCGGgtcccctccctccctcccccgccgccaccgcAAGGCGTCTGGGAGGGCTCCAGATCTTCGCCGCCGcacccccctcctcctccctcctccaccCTCGCTGCCGCCAAGGGGCGTGACCACGCAAAGCCCGGTCGTCGCCGGCAACGGCACGGCCCCTTCGTCCCCCGTGCGTGTGGTATGTCGTAGGTCAGATCTCGCGCGCGGGGCGCGGCACTCGATGCCGGGCGTGGCGGCACTCCAGAGCAGGCCGATGATGGTGGCGTGGCGATGGGCGGCATGGTGGTGGTGCGGGCcggtggcagcggcggcggcggcggtgcttcCGACTACGCTGCGGGTCGCGGGCGGCCCTCTCGTCGTGGTTCTCtggtgcgggggggggggggggggggggcagcgtTGGTGGTGGGCTGCTCCTACCCAGTCGGGCCCTCGCAGCTGGGTGGCGGTGCTCGGCTTGGGAGGATCCCCTTGGTGGCATctcttggcggcggcggcgacagctGGGCCACCCTCCCTCTCCGTCATCAAACAGCCGCCGGTGCCTCCTGGTTCTCTGGGCCTTCAACGCGGGGGCGGAACACGgttgggggggggaggggggaggggggagctGCAGCCGGCACGGGCGTCGGGCGTGGCCATGGGCCACTTCTCCACCTTCCCCTTCCCCCGGTCGATTATGGTCGTGGCCCTTCTCAAGGCAGGTTGGTTGCAGGTGGTTGGGGTCATGAATCTGGGAAAAGTCGTGGTCTTTGGTGGCTTCAGGGTGGTCTCATGGCAGGGCTGCGGCCCTGGCGGTGGGAGTCGGGTTGTTCATGGGTTGATTACGCGGCTCAGATGCGGGCAGGCAACCATGGCCGCTCGGGCGGCATGGCTGCGGATGTTGGCGGACCGGTGTGGTGGCGGAGGAGTTGAAGCACGGGGGGTACATCACCTACCCAGTCTGTGCACTGGTCGACGGTGACGGCGTCTGTGGACGTCGCGTCCCTCCTTGAGGCACCGTCTTACTCCAGCTGAAAACTTGATCTTCGGATCAGACGGTAGCGACGTTCGTGGTCGTGCCCTTCCTGGAGGCACCGTCTTGGAGTCCTCAGTACAACGTGTTCGTCGCACATCCTCCCTGACGATCGCTCCTTGTGGTGGTGCTCTCTGTCGGCTCTAAGTGAATCCGTTTTGCTCATGTTTTAGGTGCTTTGTAGTCGTTGAGGTTGTGTGTCGATGCCCGACATTCGTGTATTTTGCCTTGGGTGTGTGTGGCGTGCGTTTGTATCGGATGCTTTGATGTTGTGTTGGTGATTTATAATATAACgcgggggaaaccctttttcATCAATAGGTAAACTTGTCCCGCAAAACATTTGCAGGATGAGTATACGGGATCTATTCTGCGCCGGAGACGTCGCGACACCGCAAATTTTCCAGAGCTTTGTAAATTCTTGTTTTTCGACAATATAAACCGAATAA contains:
- the LOC125540565 gene encoding desmethyl-deoxy-podophyllotoxin synthase-like — protein: MDHQLSYGLGLIAVGAILSYLVLSHAVGAKDTRAKLPPGPWNLPVVGSLHHLVGTLPHHALLRLSRRYGQLMLLRLGEVPTVIVSTPEAAMEVLKTKDLVFASRPSGPTRELVSCGGKGLVLTPYGEHWRQMRKVCMVEVLSARQVRRMDSIKQDEIADLVNSIVAASPAAVVNLGQGMAKLANNIIAKAVFGGKCQQQGTYLDELDKMLVLVGGFCLVDLFPSSRLVRWFSGAMRDLRRSHGRVQKILGDIIVERKNMKENASASAGTKDNEDLLDVLLRLQKEDTLSFPLTSEIIGTVIFDIFAAATDTTAATLEWAMAELIRNPKVMARAKLEVRQSLAQGQSTITSTDLGNLQYLRMVIKETLRLHPPVPLIRRATQDKCQVMGYHIPKGIHVMINVFAVGRDPSHWGEDAAEFRPERFERNDAMHVDYSSGTQMEFVPFGFGRRQCPGALLATTTIEMVLANLLYRFDWSIPGGASPEALDMNEVFGLIVHCRSNLCVQAATCHPQLH